The Priestia megaterium NBRC 15308 = ATCC 14581 region GGGCTAATTTGCTGATCTATAATCATTTCATGCATTGCTTGAAAGAGTCCCGTTGTAACAGCTTCTTTCACATCAGCTTCACCTTCTATATACAGCTGTTCAATCGCTTCAAATACGTCCGGTTCACGCTGGAGCTGGCCGTTATATTCAAGAGAGATTAAATGACCCGCAACACGGCTTAATTCATGCTGCAGCTCTTCTTTATCGTTGAGGTCCACTTCTTCGCTTGGCTCAAAAGATGGGCAAGCTTCTTTTAGTAATGGAATAACATTTTGTTTTGTAATCATATCTAAATTCCCTGCCTTTGCATGTGTGACGAATTCTCTATTTCTTTACCCTTTTCTCTTTTTCTATAAACTTGTTTTACAAAACTTTTCCGTTTTCTACAACTACTTTTCCTTTTTTCACTACGCAGTCAATATGATTTAAGCCATACTGATATTGAAGGGTTCGATAACTAGGGACATTAAAAATCGCTAAGTCAGCCTGTTTTCCGGCTTCAATACTCCCAATCTTATCTCCTTGATTAATAGCATGAGCTGCGTTAATAGTTGTGGCTACAAGCACTTCTTCAGGACTCATGTTCATATTCATACATGCCAGGTTCATCACAAATTGCTGTGAAGTCGTTGGAGACGAACCAGGATTGCAGTCTGTAGAAAGAGTAACCGGCACTCCTAAATCGATCATTTTTCTAGCATCTGGCCATTTCATTCCAACAAATAAGGAATTCCCCGGTAAAAGTGTCGCTACGATCCGCTTTTCAGCCAGTTTCTTTAATCCTTCATCAGAAGCATACAAAAGATAATCTGCTGATATCGCTCCTACCTCTGCTGCGAGCTCCGCTCCTCGGCAGTATTCAAAGGGGTCGGCATGTATTTTAGGAAGCATGCCATGGCTTTTCCCGGCTTCTAGTATTTCTTGACATTGTTTGAATGAAAAAGCATTTGGAAGACATACAGCATCATTAAATGCTGCAAGCTTATAAGAAGAAATTTGAGGAATCATTTCGTGAATAAGTAAACTGACGTATTTCTGCGTATCTTTTTTATATATAAGAGGTACGACGTGTGCGCCTAAAAAGGTACTTATTACATCAACTGCGTGCGTATCGTTCAGCATTTTAGCGATTTGCAGCTGCTTTAGTTCTGTTTCTAGTTCTAAGCCATACCCGCTTTTCACTTCTATAGTTGTGACTCCGTGAGCTAGAAAAGACGTAAGACGCTCATAGCTCTGCTGATAAATCCGGTACGCATACTCTTCCTGTGTTTGAACGACA contains the following coding sequences:
- a CDS encoding DUF7674 family protein; its protein translation is MITKQNVIPLLKEACPSFEPSEEVDLNDKEELQHELSRVAGHLISLEYNGQLQREPDVFEAIEQLYIEGEADVKEAVTTGLFQAMHEMIIDQQISPEEIGMLLKPHSLKWWKTIDHFSENSGGQ
- the hutI gene encoding imidazolonepropionase, whose protein sequence is MSKKALWIKNASQVVTVKENKGPLAGREMRNLTVIENGSVWIEGDQIVTVGTTKELEQKYERERNDATIIDASHKIVTPGLIDPHTHAVYAGSREEEFYRRFERPTSYLDLLEEGGGIHSTVVQTQEEYAYRIYQQSYERLTSFLAHGVTTIEVKSGYGLELETELKQLQIAKMLNDTHAVDVISTFLGAHVVPLIYKKDTQKYVSLLIHEMIPQISSYKLAAFNDAVCLPNAFSFKQCQEILEAGKSHGMLPKIHADPFEYCRGAELAAEVGAISADYLLYASDEGLKKLAEKRIVATLLPGNSLFVGMKWPDARKMIDLGVPVTLSTDCNPGSSPTTSQQFVMNLACMNMNMSPEEVLVATTINAAHAINQGDKIGSIEAGKQADLAIFNVPSYRTLQYQYGLNHIDCVVKKGKVVVENGKVL